A region from the Salifodinibacter halophilus genome encodes:
- a CDS encoding aldehyde dehydrogenase family protein, whose amino-acid sequence MQALNHQFIDNCWVNSHGTRHLPVMDPYHERQLTEVTAGDARDVEAAVEAARRALPEWQALGGERRGTYLNALADALTARREALMELSATNNGKALAEAGIDLDDAIACYRYYARQAGDLEARQGRRITHDIEGVDAYCYEDPAGVVGLITPWNFPLVTSAWKIAPALAAGCTVVFKPSEITPLPEQALAEIALELEMPPGVLNLLHGDGEGIGKPLTHHSDIDKLSFTGSNAVGERVMQAAAEGSRGVSLELGGKSPILVLADADIDQAADWVMAGIYFNSGQICSATSRLIVHETLAESLFEALATRIDAIRLGDPLGANTDMGPMTSQHQHERVHAYLAIAEREGLHAVRDARHRQLPPHGYFIAPTLYRDVPTDSRLWREEVFGPILCAHKATSDDDAIALANDSAFGLAATVISGAPQRARRVGRALRAGNIWYNSEQIIIPETSWGGFGHSGIGRELGPWGLADYLEVKHLIGPAD is encoded by the coding sequence ATGCAAGCACTCAATCACCAATTCATCGATAACTGCTGGGTCAATAGCCACGGCACACGGCACCTGCCCGTGATGGATCCCTATCACGAACGTCAGCTTACCGAGGTCACGGCCGGCGATGCCCGTGATGTCGAAGCGGCCGTCGAGGCAGCACGTCGCGCGCTGCCCGAGTGGCAAGCCCTGGGCGGTGAGCGACGCGGCACCTACCTGAACGCGCTGGCCGACGCCCTGACGGCACGCCGCGAGGCGTTGATGGAGCTGTCCGCGACCAATAATGGCAAGGCACTAGCCGAGGCTGGCATCGATCTCGACGACGCTATTGCCTGCTATCGCTACTACGCACGCCAGGCAGGTGACTTGGAAGCTCGGCAAGGGCGCCGTATCACGCACGACATCGAGGGCGTCGACGCTTACTGCTACGAAGATCCCGCCGGGGTGGTCGGCCTGATCACGCCGTGGAACTTCCCGCTGGTGACCAGCGCCTGGAAGATCGCTCCAGCCCTGGCGGCTGGTTGTACGGTCGTCTTCAAACCCTCTGAAATCACGCCGCTGCCAGAACAGGCTCTCGCCGAGATCGCCCTAGAACTCGAGATGCCACCGGGTGTACTCAACCTATTGCATGGCGATGGCGAAGGCATTGGGAAACCGCTGACGCATCACAGCGACATCGACAAACTATCGTTCACCGGCAGCAATGCTGTGGGTGAACGCGTCATGCAGGCCGCCGCCGAAGGCAGTCGCGGCGTCTCGTTGGAGCTGGGCGGAAAGTCGCCTATTCTGGTGCTGGCGGATGCCGACATCGACCAGGCCGCCGACTGGGTCATGGCCGGCATCTACTTCAACAGTGGTCAGATTTGTTCGGCGACCTCGCGCTTGATCGTGCACGAAACACTGGCCGAGTCACTGTTTGAAGCGCTGGCTACACGCATCGACGCCATACGCCTGGGCGACCCACTAGGCGCGAACACTGACATGGGGCCGATGACCAGCCAGCATCAGCACGAGCGAGTTCACGCTTACCTGGCGATCGCCGAGCGAGAAGGCTTACATGCGGTGCGCGATGCACGCCACCGCCAATTACCGCCACATGGCTACTTCATCGCCCCCACGCTGTATCGCGATGTGCCCACCGATAGCCGTCTTTGGCGTGAAGAGGTTTTCGGTCCAATACTGTGCGCACACAAAGCCACCTCCGACGACGACGCCATCGCCCTCGCCAACGACAGCGCGTTCGGCCTAGCCGCCACAGTCATCAGTGGCGCCCCACAGCGCGCCCGGCGTGTCGGCCGTGCGCTGCGTGCCGGCAACATCTGGTACAACAGCGAGCAGATCATCATCCCCGAAACCAGCTGGGGCGGTTTCGGGCATAGCGGCATCGGCCGCGAACTCGGCCCATGGGGGCTGGCCGACTACCTCGAAGTCAAACACCTGATTGGGCCGGCGGACTAA
- a CDS encoding MBL fold metallo-hydrolase — translation MNLSRLDATNWYRTTTLDDSITRIDEPAIKPFYRCNIWHVRGRDRDLLVDFGLGAVPLRRQVPLLSERDLVAVASHTHFDHIGAAHEFECCHVHTAEADILASPDNARTLAADFLDDAMFEALPPAPFEYHSHRIAPPTHIATLEDGETIDLGDRRFEVVHTPGHSPGGIALWEARSGTLISGDLIYDGPLIEDVYHSNVHDYAASMRRLRELPARVVHGGHFPSFSGTRLHAMIDDWLRDHAL, via the coding sequence ATGAACCTTAGCCGACTCGATGCTACGAACTGGTATCGCACCACAACACTCGATGACAGCATCACACGGATCGACGAGCCCGCCATCAAACCGTTCTACCGTTGCAACATCTGGCATGTGCGGGGCCGCGATCGCGACCTGTTGGTGGATTTCGGACTCGGCGCCGTGCCGCTGCGCAGACAGGTGCCACTACTTAGCGAACGTGATCTGGTCGCAGTGGCCAGCCACACCCACTTCGATCATATCGGTGCCGCGCACGAGTTCGAATGCTGCCATGTGCATACTGCCGAAGCAGACATTTTGGCTAGCCCCGACAATGCGCGCACCCTGGCCGCCGATTTCCTTGACGACGCCATGTTCGAGGCCTTGCCGCCGGCCCCCTTTGAATACCATAGCCACCGTATCGCCCCACCGACACACATCGCCACGCTCGAGGATGGCGAAACTATCGACCTCGGCGACCGCCGTTTCGAGGTCGTCCACACACCGGGACATTCCCCCGGTGGCATCGCATTATGGGAAGCCCGCAGCGGCACACTCATCTCGGGCGATCTCATTTATGACGGCCCATTGATCGAGGATGTCTATCACAGCAACGTCCACGATTATGCCGCCAGCATGCGACGCCTGCGCGAGTTACCCGCGCGCGTCGTCCACGGCGGCCACTTCCCCAGTTTTTCCGGGACACGCCTGCACGCCATGATCGACGACTGGCTGCGTGACCACGCCCTCTGA
- a CDS encoding cytosine permease → MSQHTPSAFEHNTLEAEHVEHSLSLTGTFAMWLGANVVVTTILTGMLLVPNLSFLHAMLLVLLGSAIGIVPLVLIGVMGQRTGLTTMILARATFGRVGASMPAWVNLCVLVAWSWIQALLAGMSLDYAVESLTGYSNVALFTVLCEGLVVLITLRGHLGIETAEKIAALLMLALATVVFYALAHHYDLASITEVTAQGGLGNGIAFDIVIATAFSWIPLAADYNRHCKSVTAAVAGTWGGYVTATLIAMGLGATVSALSLSTGLEQTYDPTQLLSNFGFGLPAAFVIFFSVLTTNVMCVYSATLSYMSVRPSTPFWKPALIIGITSVLGSLIPGILDQFQNFLLIIGSLFIPAFALMIVDYFLIDRGRFTHQNLIAQAGRLPTFNPVAFFSYAVGAALAYYWNWVAPLSFGASLPVFVVTGLLYYVATRWQRRTRGMRA, encoded by the coding sequence ATGAGCCAACACACGCCCAGCGCCTTCGAGCACAATACTCTGGAGGCCGAGCATGTCGAGCACAGCCTGAGCCTAACCGGCACCTTTGCCATGTGGCTGGGCGCCAACGTGGTGGTCACCACGATACTCACGGGCATGCTGCTGGTACCCAACCTTAGCTTTTTGCATGCCATGCTGCTGGTCCTGCTAGGGTCGGCCATCGGCATCGTGCCGCTGGTATTGATCGGCGTCATGGGCCAACGCACGGGACTCACCACTATGATCTTGGCACGCGCCACCTTCGGCCGCGTGGGTGCCAGCATGCCGGCATGGGTCAACCTGTGCGTCCTGGTCGCGTGGAGCTGGATCCAAGCGTTGCTGGCGGGCATGAGCCTCGACTACGCGGTCGAAAGCCTTACTGGGTACTCGAATGTGGCGCTATTTACTGTGCTCTGCGAAGGCCTGGTGGTGCTGATCACCCTGCGCGGGCATCTGGGCATCGAAACCGCCGAGAAAATCGCGGCACTATTGATGCTCGCGCTGGCCACCGTGGTGTTCTACGCCTTGGCACACCACTACGACCTAGCCTCCATCACCGAGGTCACAGCGCAAGGCGGCCTGGGCAACGGCATAGCCTTCGACATTGTGATCGCCACCGCTTTTTCCTGGATCCCTTTAGCAGCCGACTACAATCGTCACTGTAAGAGCGTGACAGCCGCCGTCGCAGGCACCTGGGGTGGCTACGTCACAGCGACGCTAATCGCCATGGGACTCGGAGCCACTGTCTCGGCGCTGTCGCTCTCCACCGGCCTCGAACAGACCTACGACCCCACACAATTGCTGAGCAACTTCGGCTTCGGCTTGCCCGCTGCCTTCGTGATCTTTTTCTCGGTGCTCACCACCAACGTGATGTGCGTGTATAGCGCGACATTGTCCTACATGAGCGTGCGCCCCTCGACGCCGTTCTGGAAACCGGCGCTGATCATCGGCATCACCTCCGTACTCGGTTCGCTGATACCGGGCATACTCGATCAGTTTCAAAACTTCTTGTTGATCATCGGCAGCCTATTCATCCCCGCCTTCGCGCTAATGATCGTCGATTATTTTTTGATTGATCGCGGACGTTTCACGCATCAAAACTTGATCGCTCAAGCCGGGCGGCTGCCCACATTCAACCCCGTCGCTTTTTTCAGTTATGCGGTGGGCGCGGCACTGGCTTACTACTGGAATTGGGTGGCACCGCTGTCGTTCGGCGCCTCGTTGCCTGTCTTCGTGGTGACCGGCTTGCTCTATTACGTCGCTACTCGTTGGCAACGCCGCACAAGAGGAATGCGTGCATGA
- a CDS encoding 5-guanidino-2-oxopentanoate decarboxylase — protein sequence MTHETRASARHVSCAEALVQLLRDRYAVDTVFGIPGVHTVPLYRGLEASGLRHVTPRHEQGAGFMADGYARASGKPGVCFIITGPGMTNIATAMGQALADSVPMLVISSVNRCDTLGRGQGRLHELPSQQHVLAGVSRFSHTLLDPSALPEVLARAFAVFQSARPGPVHIEIPTDLFDTSIALSEPASPARLYRPAAHPEGIALAAEWLRQAHMPLVLLGGGCADASTAAQTLVERLDAPTVTTINAKGVLGREHPLDLGANATWPEARALAREADVILAVGTELGETDYDVVFDDGFTLTGRVIRVDLEAEQLARNQTTALGLVSDAHTALDALVAHFPTPLSRQGAARVRAIHDALALPERPDMAPFVPLYTAIDKALPEAILVGDSTDPVYAGNHLVERAMPRRYFNASTGYGTLGYGLPAALGAQIATPGAPVVALIGDGGAMFTLSELATAVDEELPVVVVLWNNAGYEEIRRYMEAHGVARIGVAPSPPDFQHLAEGFGFAPHRVDSPIALERALNDVSCTSPTLIEIDARRWQAALG from the coding sequence ATGACACACGAAACGCGCGCTTCTGCCCGGCATGTCAGCTGCGCTGAGGCATTGGTCCAACTGTTACGTGATCGCTATGCTGTGGACACCGTCTTTGGCATCCCCGGCGTGCATACCGTACCGCTCTATCGCGGTTTAGAAGCGAGCGGCCTGCGGCATGTCACGCCGCGTCACGAACAAGGCGCGGGTTTCATGGCAGATGGCTACGCCCGCGCCAGTGGTAAGCCCGGGGTCTGCTTCATCATCACCGGGCCGGGTATGACCAACATCGCCACGGCCATGGGCCAAGCCCTGGCCGACTCGGTACCCATGCTGGTGATTTCCAGCGTCAATCGTTGCGACACTCTGGGGCGCGGCCAAGGCCGCCTGCACGAACTGCCCAGCCAACAGCACGTACTGGCGGGCGTCAGCCGCTTCAGCCATACGCTGCTCGACCCAAGTGCTTTGCCGGAAGTGCTCGCGCGCGCCTTCGCGGTATTCCAATCCGCACGGCCGGGGCCGGTGCACATCGAGATTCCCACCGACCTCTTCGATACATCCATCGCCCTATCCGAGCCAGCCTCGCCGGCACGGCTGTATCGCCCCGCCGCACACCCCGAAGGCATTGCGCTGGCAGCCGAGTGGCTACGCCAAGCACATATGCCGTTAGTGCTGCTAGGCGGCGGCTGCGCGGACGCTTCGACAGCGGCACAAACATTGGTCGAGCGCCTCGACGCCCCGACCGTAACCACGATCAATGCCAAGGGGGTGCTCGGGCGCGAGCATCCGCTCGACCTGGGCGCCAATGCCACCTGGCCCGAGGCACGCGCCCTGGCGCGTGAGGCCGACGTCATCCTAGCCGTAGGCACCGAGCTCGGCGAAACCGATTACGACGTGGTATTCGATGACGGATTCACGTTGACCGGTCGCGTCATTCGTGTCGACCTGGAGGCCGAGCAACTGGCGCGCAACCAAACGACGGCCCTGGGCCTCGTCAGCGATGCCCATACCGCGTTGGACGCGCTAGTGGCGCACTTTCCGACGCCGCTTTCACGTCAAGGAGCTGCCCGCGTACGTGCCATACACGACGCGCTGGCCCTGCCAGAACGCCCTGACATGGCGCCTTTTGTGCCGCTTTACACGGCCATCGATAAGGCCTTACCGGAAGCAATTCTCGTCGGCGACTCCACCGACCCGGTCTACGCCGGTAACCACCTCGTCGAACGTGCTATGCCTCGGCGTTACTTCAATGCGTCGACCGGTTACGGCACCTTAGGGTACGGCCTGCCGGCGGCACTTGGCGCCCAGATCGCCACCCCTGGTGCGCCGGTGGTGGCCCTGATAGGCGATGGCGGTGCGATGTTCACCCTGAGTGAGCTGGCCACCGCCGTCGACGAAGAGCTCCCCGTGGTCGTGGTGCTCTGGAACAACGCCGGCTACGAGGAAATCCGCCGCTACATGGAGGCGCATGGCGTCGCTCGCATCGGTGTCGCCCCCTCGCCTCCCGACTTCCAGCACCTCGCCGAAGGGTTCGGCTTCGCCCCGCATCGCGTCGACTCCCCCATCGCGCTCGAGCGCGCGCTTAACGATGTCTCGTGCACGTCGCCCACGCTGATCGAGATCGACGCCAGACGTTGGCAGGCAGCACTCGGCTGA